A section of the Methanosarcina mazei S-6 genome encodes:
- a CDS encoding V4R domain-containing protein: MVRDLCMFAGFNEDSRIVWFKITYSKGPGSLSAITDFLEKENAYIKFGHIDNITQHIGEYSVFTELKKDVDIGELARKIEGLEAVSMVEHGISEFGMIYSVDFPLNVIGVRGVMARALTIVDIIKILNQSVPHAEGLLTLSGLRGGGHAAKYFKSIMPINDSNFASMLAELYRAVGWGILEIDCNPETCEGKIIVKDSFIADVYGGSDQPVCAFMSGYFAGYLTEYFGKNISVREVSCKATGKNVCEHIISLAPTSPDQQNQLRGEIK, from the coding sequence ATGGTCAGGGACTTATGCATGTTTGCAGGATTCAATGAAGATTCGCGAATAGTATGGTTCAAGATTACTTATTCTAAAGGGCCCGGTTCTTTATCCGCAATAACCGATTTTCTTGAAAAAGAAAATGCATACATCAAGTTCGGGCATATTGACAATATTACGCAGCACATTGGAGAGTACTCAGTATTTACGGAGCTTAAGAAAGATGTGGATATTGGGGAGCTTGCCCGGAAAATCGAAGGTCTGGAAGCTGTAAGTATGGTGGAACACGGGATTTCGGAATTCGGGATGATTTACTCCGTTGACTTCCCTCTGAACGTTATAGGGGTCAGGGGAGTTATGGCAAGGGCGCTCACTATAGTAGACATTATTAAGATACTTAATCAGAGTGTTCCACACGCTGAAGGGCTTCTTACACTCTCAGGACTGCGCGGAGGAGGCCATGCAGCAAAATATTTTAAGAGTATTATGCCAATTAATGATAGTAACTTTGCAAGCATGCTTGCAGAACTTTACAGAGCTGTTGGCTGGGGGATCCTGGAAATTGACTGCAACCCAGAGACGTGTGAAGGAAAAATCATTGTAAAGGATTCATTTATAGCTGACGTTTACGGAGGCTCGGACCAGCCAGTCTGTGCATTCATGAGCGGTTATTTTGCTGGCTACCTGACCGAGTATTTCGGAAAGAACATCAGTGTGAGGGAAGTCAGCTGTAAAGCCACCGGGAAGAATGTCTGCGAACATATAATTTCACTGGCTCCTACCAGCCCGGATCAGCAAAACCAGCTCAGAGGGGAGATTAAGTGA
- the serS gene encoding serine--tRNA ligase, with protein sequence MLELKFVRNNPDIVGRALISRNMGTELIDSLLEYDAAWRECLIEGDDLKHKRNVVTREIAQLKKENKDAASRINEMQGINSRIKELDDKIRDYKSKINEIMLSIPNIPSETTPVGKDENDNPVVRVVGEPREFAFTPKPHWEIGESLDILDFERAAKISGQGFAVYKGMGAKLERALINFMLDVHTRQGYLEVFPPVLINEKAMTGTGQLPKFKDDMYGCTDGFYLAPTAEVPVTNLFMDEYMENLPVFLTAYTACFRREAGKHGQDTRGIIRNHQFNKVELVKFVMPETSYEELEKLTLDAEEILKLLKLPYRVVSLCTGDLGFSAAKTYDLEVWVPTQEKYREISSCSNFDNFQARRANIRYRTPEGPQFVHTLNGSGLAVGRTVVAILENYQREDGSVEIPEVLRPYMGGAEEIRKACP encoded by the coding sequence ATGCTGGAACTTAAATTTGTACGTAACAACCCCGACATAGTTGGGCGTGCTCTTATTAGCAGGAATATGGGCACAGAGCTTATTGATAGCCTTCTTGAATATGACGCAGCCTGGAGGGAATGTCTCATCGAGGGCGATGACCTGAAGCACAAGCGTAATGTTGTCACCCGCGAGATAGCGCAGCTCAAGAAGGAAAATAAAGACGCTGCATCCAGAATAAATGAAATGCAGGGCATTAACAGCCGTATTAAAGAGCTGGATGACAAAATACGCGATTACAAATCAAAAATAAATGAAATAATGCTAAGTATTCCAAATATCCCTTCTGAAACCACGCCTGTAGGCAAGGATGAGAATGACAATCCGGTTGTAAGGGTAGTTGGAGAACCGAGGGAGTTCGCATTTACTCCAAAGCCCCACTGGGAAATAGGAGAGTCTCTGGATATCCTCGACTTTGAAAGAGCAGCTAAGATATCAGGCCAGGGTTTTGCAGTCTATAAAGGTATGGGCGCAAAGCTTGAGAGAGCTCTCATAAACTTCATGCTTGATGTGCACACCAGGCAGGGTTATCTTGAAGTTTTCCCTCCTGTGCTTATTAATGAGAAAGCCATGACTGGTACAGGCCAATTACCCAAGTTTAAAGACGATATGTACGGATGCACTGATGGTTTCTATCTTGCGCCTACTGCAGAAGTGCCTGTAACCAACCTCTTCATGGATGAATATATGGAAAACCTGCCGGTATTTCTTACAGCATACACCGCCTGTTTCAGGCGTGAGGCAGGAAAACATGGTCAGGATACCAGAGGTATCATCCGCAACCACCAGTTCAATAAGGTTGAACTTGTTAAATTCGTAATGCCTGAAACATCCTATGAAGAACTGGAAAAACTTACTCTTGATGCTGAAGAGATCCTCAAACTCCTTAAGTTACCATATCGGGTAGTAAGCCTCTGCACTGGTGATCTGGGATTCTCGGCTGCCAAGACTTACGACCTCGAAGTATGGGTACCTACACAGGAAAAGTATAGAGAAATCTCTTCGTGCTCTAATTTCGATAATTTCCAGGCAAGGAGAGCCAACATCCGCTACAGGACTCCTGAAGGGCCACAGTTCGTTCACACGCTCAACGGTTCGGGACTTGCTGTCGGCAGGACGGTTGTTGCAATACTGGAGAACTACCAGCGTGAAGACGGCAGTGTCGAAATTCCGGAAGTCCTCAGGCCTTACATGGGTGGGGCAGAAGAAATTAGAAAAGCTTGCCCTTGA
- the metG gene encoding methionine--tRNA ligase — protein sequence MSKSSSKPVLVTCGLPYANGKAHIGHLRTYVPADIYARSLKKEGREVTFVCGSDTHGTPIAVNAEELGITPTELVEIYHKHFDETFKELGIYFDAFGTTDDPENHNRTHDIVSRLIEKGYVYPKIIEIAYCPACNRFLPDRYVEGACPHCGETARGDECDQGCGKHLEPGELQNPVCTICGGPAEYRQQEHFFFKLSEFSDYLMDYLSKDLGGTTNAINYARGWVKQGLTDWCITRNLEWGVKFPGHEDLVVYVWVDAPIGYIAFTEEWAAQAGDSWEKFWKGDGEIVHFIGGDITYHHCIFWPAMLKGADYSVPTAVVASGMVKIEDRKFSKTRGYVVWVGEDYLDHGFHPDLLRYYLASYTSHTKELNFSWRVLQEKINAELVAVLGNFLYRTMLFAFKNYGEVPEGEVEPEIRKEIEKALVEVKAAMEEYEFKKAVDSAMALASFGNTYFQSHEPWKLIKEDRDACGQVVYNCLHLAKALSLIFEPVIPQTMEKAWKGLGQESDIHAALYEETLVPLKAGTKLAKPEILFTKLEDDRIGEMEEIANQRVAAANAKRNGVKGGEKEPSKSEGMGPSEASKASEKTVDVAEVEEKVQVETLPVIDYEDFAKLDIRVGKVLLAEPVKKSKKLLRIEVDIGEEKPRQLVAGMASYYTPEELVGKSVIVLANLKPAKLCGVESNGMMLAADDGGAIVAALMPDKEIKPGSRIR from the coding sequence ATGTCAAAATCATCCAGTAAACCCGTACTTGTCACATGCGGCCTGCCCTATGCCAATGGCAAGGCACATATCGGGCATCTCCGGACCTATGTGCCCGCTGATATTTATGCCCGTTCCCTGAAAAAAGAGGGGCGGGAAGTAACCTTTGTTTGTGGCTCGGACACCCATGGAACCCCTATTGCCGTAAACGCCGAAGAACTGGGAATTACCCCAACAGAACTTGTAGAAATATATCACAAACACTTTGACGAAACTTTCAAGGAGCTTGGAATTTATTTTGATGCTTTCGGGACAACGGATGACCCTGAAAACCACAACCGGACCCACGACATAGTGAGCAGGCTGATTGAAAAAGGATATGTCTACCCGAAAATTATAGAAATCGCCTACTGTCCGGCATGCAACCGCTTCCTTCCTGACCGTTATGTAGAAGGAGCCTGCCCTCACTGCGGAGAAACTGCCAGAGGAGATGAATGCGACCAGGGCTGCGGAAAACATCTTGAGCCCGGGGAGCTTCAGAACCCTGTATGTACCATCTGCGGAGGCCCTGCAGAGTACCGCCAGCAGGAACACTTCTTTTTCAAGCTTTCCGAGTTCAGCGACTACCTGATGGATTACCTCTCAAAAGACCTCGGAGGGACCACAAATGCCATCAACTACGCACGCGGCTGGGTAAAGCAGGGGCTTACGGACTGGTGCATTACACGGAACCTTGAGTGGGGAGTTAAATTTCCGGGACACGAAGACCTTGTGGTTTATGTCTGGGTGGACGCTCCGATAGGTTATATCGCTTTTACCGAGGAATGGGCTGCACAGGCAGGAGACTCCTGGGAAAAGTTCTGGAAGGGAGACGGGGAAATAGTCCACTTTATAGGAGGGGACATAACCTATCACCACTGCATCTTCTGGCCTGCCATGCTTAAAGGCGCAGATTACTCCGTGCCAACAGCAGTTGTAGCTTCAGGGATGGTAAAAATCGAAGACAGGAAGTTCTCGAAAACCAGAGGCTATGTAGTCTGGGTTGGGGAAGATTATCTTGACCACGGCTTCCATCCCGACCTTCTCAGGTATTACCTTGCAAGCTATACCTCCCACACCAAGGAACTGAACTTCTCCTGGCGCGTGCTTCAGGAAAAGATCAATGCCGAACTGGTTGCAGTTCTCGGAAACTTCCTTTACAGGACCATGCTCTTTGCTTTCAAGAACTACGGAGAAGTCCCGGAAGGTGAAGTAGAGCCTGAAATCCGGAAAGAGATAGAAAAAGCTCTCGTAGAGGTCAAAGCTGCAATGGAAGAGTACGAGTTCAAGAAAGCAGTGGACTCTGCCATGGCTCTTGCATCTTTCGGTAACACTTATTTCCAGTCCCATGAACCCTGGAAACTGATAAAAGAAGACAGGGATGCATGCGGACAGGTCGTCTATAACTGCCTGCACCTGGCAAAAGCCCTGAGCCTGATATTTGAACCCGTTATCCCGCAGACAATGGAGAAAGCCTGGAAAGGGCTAGGGCAGGAGAGCGACATACATGCCGCACTTTATGAAGAGACCCTTGTGCCCCTGAAAGCAGGCACAAAACTTGCAAAACCTGAAATCCTCTTTACCAAGCTCGAAGATGACAGGATAGGAGAGATGGAAGAGATTGCAAACCAGCGTGTAGCAGCCGCAAATGCAAAGAGAAACGGAGTAAAAGGAGGCGAAAAAGAGCCTTCAAAGTCCGAAGGAATGGGACCCTCTGAAGCATCAAAAGCATCCGAAAAAACAGTAGATGTTGCAGAAGTTGAAGAGAAAGTACAGGTAGAAACCCTTCCAGTGATCGATTACGAGGACTTTGCAAAACTTGACATAAGGGTAGGAAAAGTACTCCTCGCCGAACCTGTGAAAAAGTCAAAAAAGCTCCTGAGGATTGAAGTGGATATAGGAGAGGAAAAGCCCAGGCAGCTTGTTGCAGGCATGGCTTCATATTACACTCCAGAAGAACTTGTAGGCAAATCCGTAATCGTGCTCGCTAACCTGAAACCCGCCAAACTATGCGGAGTTGAATCTAACGGCATGATGCTTGCAGCCGATGACGGCGGAGCAATTGTGGCAGCCCTGATGCCGGATAAGGAGATTAAACCGGGCTCCAGGATAAGGTAA
- a CDS encoding glycoside hydrolase family 57 protein yields MTSLCMYFQVHQPFRLRRFWPDDRPGFFRYFDERSNREIFERVARKCYIPANRTLLESIDEHKGEFKFSLSITGTLLEQCELWGGEVLESFRQLAETGAVEILEETFYHSLSSLFEDKTEFIEEVKEHREMVSDLLGVKPQIFRNTELLYNNSIAKIVSDLGYKAILTEGADHMLEGRSPNVLYKAKDSGLPILFRNYKLSDDIGYRFSARWWEGYPLTAEKWASWASGVKEDCINIFMDYETFGEHQWRETGIFDFVEKLPAEVLKNGLEFSTPVELTEKYLPVAEIDVGDFSTISWADMERDTSAWLGNDMQRRCFEEIRLLEPFVKKTEDPEILRIWKHLLTSDHYYYMCTKWLGDGDVHSYFSVHSTPFEAAVNFMAVLIDFKAQVFKKLSKMP; encoded by the coding sequence ATGACCTCACTATGCATGTACTTTCAGGTCCATCAACCGTTCAGGCTGCGCAGGTTCTGGCCCGATGACAGACCTGGCTTTTTCCGCTACTTTGACGAAAGGAGCAACAGGGAGATTTTTGAAAGAGTAGCCCGGAAATGTTATATCCCTGCAAACAGAACTCTTCTGGAGTCCATTGATGAGCATAAAGGGGAATTCAAGTTTTCCCTATCAATTACCGGAACCCTGCTTGAACAGTGTGAACTCTGGGGGGGAGAAGTGCTGGAAAGTTTCAGGCAGCTTGCGGAAACGGGGGCTGTGGAGATTCTGGAAGAAACGTTTTACCATTCCCTCTCAAGCCTTTTTGAAGACAAAACAGAATTTATCGAAGAAGTAAAAGAACACAGGGAAATGGTTTCCGATCTCCTCGGAGTTAAACCTCAAATATTTAGAAACACAGAACTTCTCTACAATAACAGCATAGCAAAAATCGTTTCCGATCTGGGTTATAAGGCAATTCTTACGGAAGGAGCGGACCATATGCTTGAGGGAAGGTCTCCTAACGTGCTTTATAAAGCAAAAGATTCAGGGTTACCCATTCTTTTCAGAAACTACAAACTGAGCGACGATATAGGATACCGTTTCTCTGCACGGTGGTGGGAAGGATACCCTCTGACCGCGGAAAAATGGGCTTCATGGGCTTCAGGAGTTAAGGAAGATTGCATCAATATCTTTATGGACTACGAGACCTTTGGAGAACACCAGTGGAGAGAGACAGGAATTTTTGATTTTGTGGAAAAGCTGCCTGCAGAAGTCCTTAAAAACGGCCTTGAATTCAGTACTCCTGTAGAGCTTACTGAAAAATACTTACCTGTAGCCGAAATCGATGTTGGAGACTTTTCAACGATTTCCTGGGCGGATATGGAACGCGACACCAGCGCATGGCTAGGGAACGACATGCAGCGGCGCTGCTTTGAAGAAATAAGGCTGCTCGAACCTTTTGTGAAAAAGACAGAAGACCCCGAAATCCTGCGTATATGGAAGCACCTGCTGACTTCGGACCACTATTACTACATGTGCACCAAATGGCTCGGAGACGGGGACGTACATTCTTATTTTAGCGTCCATTCCACACCTTTCGAGGCAGCAGTCAATTTCATGGCTGTACTCATTGACTTTAAGGCTCAGGTATTCAAAAAACTCAGCAAAATGCCTTAA
- the sppA gene encoding signal peptide peptidase SppA, protein MNDESVNSDGVDSKNTSPEEMSGDSLSENDVYNKKEITAHDGDISESKIKENSSGSYSASETQQEAAKSDVQEPSQPEPHNTIKSERLNMNSGSSPSLPKKKRSGASYLILLLALIAVIAVSIAAIFYGLGFGGNIGSSDKIAVIYVQGTMLTGNVPAGLGYATSEEICQNIHSAVEDNNVRAIVLRVNSGGGSPSAAQEIAIEIEKAQKQGVPVIVSMGDLAASAAYYISAPADYIFANPSTNTGSIGVIWTFENMSGFYQNEGIDYYVSKSGEFKDMGGTWRGLTDEEKEYADEVVMESYEEFVTQVAEGRNISRSEVKKLADGRIYTGSRAKDLGLVDDFGNLYDAIDKAAELGGVQGKPKVVYMNRATLSSLLLGSETDNSSEGAGQFVSYFEESPYGKVLACLRN, encoded by the coding sequence ATGAATGATGAAAGTGTAAATTCAGATGGTGTGGATTCAAAAAACACGAGTCCTGAAGAGATGTCTGGAGACAGCCTGTCGGAAAATGATGTTTATAATAAAAAAGAAATTACTGCTCATGATGGGGACATTTCGGAGAGTAAAATAAAAGAAAATTCCTCTGGTTCCTATTCCGCTTCTGAAACGCAGCAGGAGGCGGCAAAATCAGATGTTCAGGAACCTTCTCAGCCGGAACCTCATAATACTATTAAAAGTGAGCGTTTAAACATGAATTCAGGCTCTTCTCCTTCCCTGCCGAAAAAGAAACGCAGTGGGGCTTCTTATCTTATCTTATTGCTGGCTTTAATTGCTGTCATTGCGGTTAGTATAGCCGCTATTTTTTACGGGCTTGGTTTCGGAGGAAATATCGGGAGTTCCGATAAGATAGCGGTCATTTATGTGCAGGGTACCATGCTCACCGGAAATGTTCCTGCAGGGCTCGGCTATGCAACCTCGGAAGAAATTTGTCAAAACATTCACTCTGCTGTAGAGGATAATAACGTCAGGGCGATCGTACTCCGGGTAAACAGCGGTGGAGGCTCTCCTTCAGCCGCTCAGGAAATAGCAATAGAGATAGAGAAAGCTCAGAAACAGGGAGTCCCTGTCATTGTTTCCATGGGGGACCTTGCAGCCAGCGCTGCGTACTATATCTCTGCCCCGGCAGATTACATATTTGCAAATCCTTCCACAAATACGGGGTCTATTGGAGTTATCTGGACCTTTGAAAATATGTCTGGCTTTTACCAGAATGAAGGCATAGATTATTATGTTTCGAAGTCCGGAGAGTTTAAAGATATGGGAGGGACCTGGAGAGGGTTGACCGACGAAGAAAAAGAATATGCTGATGAAGTTGTAATGGAGAGTTATGAAGAGTTTGTAACCCAGGTTGCCGAAGGGCGGAATATAAGCCGGAGTGAAGTAAAAAAACTTGCTGACGGGCGCATTTATACCGGATCAAGAGCAAAAGATCTCGGGCTTGTGGATGACTTTGGAAACCTCTATGATGCAATTGATAAGGCTGCGGAACTCGGAGGGGTGCAGGGTAAGCCAAAAGTTGTTTATATGAACAGGGCGACCCTCTCAAGCTTGCTTCTGGGCTCGGAAACGGACAACTCAAGCGAGGGAGCAGGTCAATTCGTCAGTTATTTTGAGGAAAGTCCTTATGGGAAAGTCCTTGCGTGTTTGCGCAATTAA
- a CDS encoding glycoside hydrolase family 15 protein codes for MIRQPNVILGNDELLVTMGRKGEILGLFYPRRDHAQHVEESLACIHTGERLLWTNDNEWHSIQNYIEDTNIVSTKLYHDSGIRISILDLVHPEVPVLIRRFKVQSQQKISGKFFYYSNLNVGETSKKNSAFCDSEARLLAQYWQDYYIGIYALPEFTEWQVGKAMDTIWWTNSKYDMEDGKLQRNKEDIGNINNAAGWDLELEADGANEFVIFIGAASSRSLLYKRMRELSKLPLEHIFEKTREYWVMWLSKKHVLKMPGIEGHNNLRQELFNAYNRSLLMLYLLNDRVNGSFVAAPEFDSNFEKCGGYGFCWNRDTSELVLALKHSGYPDYCDRFFKWCIRTQLPDGSWFQRYWLNGDIAPSWGNFDYSTQIDETGATLHAMDVYYRILEGLKKVEFLEEVWVSVLRAAEYLMKRTKSGLHESCMDLWETYYGIFTYTNASIYAGLMGASHLAEENGESGMARRWKKRADFIKQATIDRFWLQEGYFAKGIIHEKLDKTLDASVLGAYIPFRMISPEDPVERDMILFLIENIQKKLSIPINNGYGIKRYENDTYIDGNPWIVTTLWLSEAMFAFALDLPEGAGDQYAEEAKKLTEEGIKCLRWALAGATSTGLLPEQVDKSTGKSAWAIPLGWSGALMLNNIILFDKICRRNAGNQE; via the coding sequence GTGATCAGACAACCGAATGTCATTCTGGGGAATGACGAGCTTCTTGTGACAATGGGAAGAAAAGGAGAAATCCTTGGCTTATTTTATCCCCGCAGAGACCATGCCCAGCACGTAGAAGAATCCCTTGCCTGCATTCACACAGGAGAAAGACTTCTCTGGACAAACGATAACGAATGGCACTCGATTCAGAACTACATAGAAGATACCAATATAGTATCAACAAAACTTTACCATGATTCCGGGATAAGAATCTCTATTCTTGACCTTGTACACCCTGAAGTCCCGGTCCTTATCCGCAGGTTCAAAGTACAGTCCCAGCAAAAAATTTCCGGAAAATTCTTCTATTACTCGAACCTGAATGTGGGGGAAACTTCCAAAAAAAATTCGGCTTTCTGTGATTCAGAAGCCAGACTTCTTGCCCAGTACTGGCAGGATTATTACATCGGGATCTATGCCCTTCCTGAGTTTACGGAGTGGCAGGTCGGAAAGGCGATGGACACCATCTGGTGGACAAATTCCAAGTATGATATGGAAGACGGGAAACTCCAGAGAAATAAAGAAGATATAGGAAACATCAACAATGCTGCGGGCTGGGACCTCGAGCTGGAAGCTGATGGGGCAAACGAATTTGTCATCTTTATAGGAGCCGCATCTTCCCGAAGCCTCCTGTACAAAAGGATGCGAGAGCTGTCCAAACTGCCTCTGGAACACATCTTTGAAAAGACACGGGAATACTGGGTGATGTGGCTATCGAAAAAGCATGTACTCAAAATGCCCGGAATAGAAGGACACAATAACCTGCGCCAGGAGCTTTTCAATGCTTACAACAGGTCTCTTCTCATGCTTTACCTCCTGAACGACCGTGTAAACGGGTCTTTTGTAGCCGCTCCGGAATTTGATTCAAATTTTGAAAAATGCGGAGGATATGGTTTTTGCTGGAACAGAGACACCTCGGAACTGGTTCTTGCCCTCAAACATTCCGGATATCCTGATTATTGTGACAGGTTTTTTAAATGGTGCATCAGGACGCAGCTGCCTGATGGTTCCTGGTTCCAGAGATACTGGCTCAATGGGGACATAGCCCCTTCCTGGGGAAATTTTGACTACTCGACCCAGATAGATGAGACCGGAGCCACACTTCATGCCATGGACGTTTATTACAGGATTCTTGAAGGGCTTAAAAAGGTAGAGTTTCTGGAAGAAGTATGGGTCTCAGTCCTCAGGGCTGCTGAATACCTTATGAAAAGGACAAAATCCGGCCTGCACGAAAGCTGCATGGACCTGTGGGAGACATATTACGGGATTTTCACCTACACAAATGCTTCAATCTATGCAGGGCTTATGGGTGCCTCTCACCTTGCAGAAGAAAACGGCGAGTCCGGAATGGCAAGGCGCTGGAAAAAAAGGGCTGATTTCATAAAACAGGCTACAATTGATCGTTTCTGGCTTCAGGAAGGTTATTTTGCAAAAGGGATAATTCACGAAAAGCTTGACAAGACCCTTGATGCAAGTGTTCTGGGAGCTTATATTCCTTTTAGAATGATCTCTCCTGAAGATCCTGTAGAAAGGGACATGATTCTTTTTCTTATAGAAAATATCCAGAAGAAGCTTTCAATTCCCATCAATAATGGCTATGGAATCAAGCGTTACGAAAATGACACTTATATTGACGGAAATCCCTGGATAGTAACAACACTCTGGCTCTCGGAAGCTATGTTCGCTTTTGCCCTTGACCTGCCGGAAGGAGCAGGGGACCAGTATGCTGAGGAGGCAAAAAAGCTGACCGAGGAAGGAATAAAATGCCTCAGATGGGCTCTTGCCGGAGCTACAAGTACGGGCCTTCTCCCTGAACAGGTGGATAAGTCTACAGGCAAGTCGGCGTGGGCAATCCCTCTCGGCTGGAGCGGGGCTCTTATGCTTAACAATATTATTCTCTTTGATAAAATTTGTAGAAGAAACGCAGGAAATCAGGAGTAA
- the cyaB gene encoding class IV adenylate cyclase, with amino-acid sequence MIEVEVKVRADHSKIRHLLLEIGASKIGVEEQSDVYFAAPYRDFAKTDEALRIRSLGGHSVLTYKGPKLDKVSKTRVEIETPVDGTATAKIFHSLGFMEAGAVRKKRDIFRAGEIIVCLDAVEGLGEFLEVELDVEDKKDLESSRAELFKFLSQFGLSEKDSIRTSYLEMVLEKRN; translated from the coding sequence ATGATTGAAGTGGAAGTCAAGGTTAGAGCGGATCACTCAAAGATCCGCCATCTACTTTTAGAAATTGGGGCAAGTAAAATCGGGGTTGAAGAACAGTCAGATGTCTATTTTGCAGCTCCATACCGCGATTTTGCAAAGACCGATGAGGCTCTCAGGATACGCTCTCTGGGAGGACATTCTGTGCTGACCTATAAAGGTCCTAAACTTGATAAAGTTTCCAAAACCAGAGTGGAGATCGAAACTCCAGTGGATGGGACTGCTACAGCTAAAATTTTCCACTCTCTGGGCTTCATGGAAGCCGGTGCAGTCCGCAAAAAAAGGGATATTTTCAGAGCAGGAGAGATTATTGTCTGTCTTGATGCCGTCGAAGGGCTCGGAGAGTTTCTGGAAGTAGAGCTCGATGTGGAAGATAAAAAAGATCTCGAAAGTTCAAGGGCAGAATTATTTAAATTCTTATCTCAGTTTGGCCTGAGTGAAAAAGATTCTATCCGGACTTCTTACCTTGAAATGGTGCTGGAAAAAAGAAATTGA
- a CDS encoding glycoside hydrolase family 57 protein — MKAVCMCVGVHLPYSPKWYWPVEGFTGVPEMDRYFDRNQIFSRLLKAGREFLRLNDLFIESIERGGSYAFDLSGPFLEQCRWDPEMLESFRELAESRRVEFTGSCNYHSLSALYPDLSWFREEVTIYREMMKELLGVSPETFVNTELLYTQRAGDILGEMGFKCLIAEGSRNILDGYDPVRVFESQLPILLRHINLSEDLELRFSEKSWEGYPLIPDKFADWIAGIEGDVLTLYLNNTSLCLHHRNKSMIADFIRAFPEALKSRGIEMITPSEAVSRFSPLRLPTLGTEQTIRYGMHNAVGNHAQQLYLRELVRVGEELSEIKGKKNYGRLKQIFGYLQQSEILFSMGPGNSREGHERAVNYYSILSDLRRAVLEESA, encoded by the coding sequence ATGAAAGCCGTTTGCATGTGTGTGGGAGTGCATCTTCCTTACAGCCCGAAATGGTACTGGCCTGTAGAGGGTTTTACCGGAGTGCCTGAGATGGACAGGTATTTTGACCGGAACCAGATATTTTCAAGGCTTCTAAAAGCAGGTAGAGAGTTTTTACGCCTTAATGATCTTTTTATAGAATCAATTGAAAGAGGGGGAAGTTATGCTTTTGATCTTTCAGGTCCTTTCCTTGAACAGTGCAGATGGGACCCTGAGATGCTTGAATCTTTCAGGGAACTTGCAGAAAGCAGGAGAGTAGAGTTTACAGGGAGCTGCAACTACCATTCCCTGAGTGCCCTTTATCCCGACCTTTCCTGGTTCAGGGAAGAAGTAACAATATACAGGGAAATGATGAAGGAGCTTTTGGGAGTAAGCCCTGAGACTTTCGTAAACACCGAACTCCTGTACACTCAGAGAGCAGGCGACATACTTGGCGAGATGGGCTTCAAATGTCTTATTGCCGAAGGGTCAAGAAATATTCTGGACGGATACGACCCTGTCCGCGTCTTTGAAAGCCAGCTTCCCATTCTTCTAAGACACATAAACCTGAGCGAAGACCTGGAACTGCGCTTTTCGGAGAAAAGCTGGGAAGGATATCCTCTTATCCCTGACAAATTCGCAGACTGGATTGCAGGAATTGAAGGAGATGTCCTGACCCTTTATTTGAACAATACGAGCCTCTGCCTTCACCACAGGAACAAGAGCATGATAGCTGATTTTATAAGGGCTTTTCCGGAAGCCCTTAAAAGCCGGGGCATTGAGATGATCACACCTTCTGAAGCCGTAAGCAGGTTCAGCCCTTTAAGGCTTCCGACTCTGGGGACAGAACAGACAATCCGTTATGGAATGCACAATGCCGTCGGAAACCATGCTCAGCAGCTTTACCTGAGGGAGCTTGTAAGGGTAGGGGAAGAACTTTCAGAAATTAAAGGAAAAAAGAACTACGGTAGGCTCAAACAGATATTTGGCTACCTCCAGCAAAGCGAAATCCTTTTTTCAATGGGACCCGGAAACTCACGGGAAGGCCATGAAAGGGCTGTGAACTATTATTCCATTCTTTCGGACCTGAGAAGAGCTGTTCTGGAGGAAAGCGCATGA